A window of the Psychrobium sp. MM17-31 genome harbors these coding sequences:
- the dndB gene encoding DNA sulfur modification protein DndB, which yields MDHLENDFCYSFPAVRGVQAGRPFYIATCPLRIIPKIFSYDEEDVPPELRAQRTLNKSRIPEMSRYLVDNPDDYVFSALTASVGSEVRFVENNGAPNIGILKVSMNTSILINDGQHRRAAIEEAIKLKPELAQDNIAIVFYVDEGLSRSQQMFADLNQNAIRPSTSLSTLYDDRDPSSRVAKFLARNAKPFIGFTEMEKSSIPIKSNKIFALSAIKHATRSLLRKGPKDEISEIEKETALSFWNQLNEQLVEWKLVQDKSLTVREFRQDYITAHGIGLQALALVGRELLDMSQESRIGALVKVREIDWRKSNKAWSQRAMSHGRLSKASTNIFLTTVEIKRQIGLKITDEELEKEKELLNK from the coding sequence ATGGACCATTTAGAAAATGATTTTTGTTACTCTTTCCCAGCGGTGAGAGGAGTTCAAGCAGGTAGACCCTTCTATATTGCAACTTGCCCTTTACGTATAATCCCTAAAATATTTAGTTATGACGAAGAAGACGTTCCGCCAGAATTAAGAGCACAACGTACTTTAAATAAGTCTCGAATTCCTGAGATGAGTCGTTATCTTGTTGATAATCCAGACGACTATGTTTTTTCTGCATTGACGGCATCTGTCGGCTCAGAGGTTCGTTTTGTCGAGAATAATGGCGCTCCAAATATTGGTATCTTAAAAGTGTCAATGAATACTAGTATCTTAATCAATGATGGGCAACATCGAAGAGCTGCGATAGAAGAGGCAATTAAACTTAAGCCTGAGCTAGCGCAAGATAATATAGCCATTGTCTTTTATGTAGATGAAGGGTTAAGCAGAAGCCAGCAAATGTTCGCAGATCTAAATCAAAACGCGATCAGGCCATCTACTTCACTTTCGACTTTATATGATGACAGAGATCCCAGCTCTAGAGTCGCTAAGTTTTTAGCAAGAAATGCTAAGCCATTTATTGGTTTTACCGAAATGGAAAAAAGCAGCATACCAATTAAAAGTAATAAAATATTTGCGTTAAGTGCCATTAAACATGCGACACGATCGTTACTTCGCAAAGGGCCAAAAGATGAAATCAGCGAGATTGAAAAGGAGACTGCGCTTAGTTTTTGGAATCAGTTAAATGAGCAGTTGGTTGAATGGAAGCTGGTGCAAGATAAGTCACTTACTGTTAGAGAATTCAGGCAAGATTATATAACGGCACATGGAATTGGTTTACAAGCGTTGGCATTGGTCGGCCGAGAATTATTAGATATGTCGCAAGAGTCGAGAATTGGAGCCTTGGTAAAAGTAAGAGAGATAGACTGGAGAAAGTCCAACAAGGCATGGTCACAAAGGGCGATGTCTCACGGAAGGTTGTCTAAAGCTAGTACCAATATATTTTTGACAACGGTAGAAATTAAACGCCAAATTGGTCTGAAAATTACAGACGAAGAATTAGAAAAAGAAAAAGAATTATTAAATAAATGA
- the dndD gene encoding DNA sulfur modification protein DndD codes for MIFKKLTLTNFRVFNGEHELDLQPKKDGLLSKPIILFGGLNGAGKTSILTAIRLLLLGRRAHSSTLNNKEYSAYLSQQLNNKAKKDNSDATAVISLEFTHTHQGKHGIFTISRSWGTDGKERISFDSGEEQERFTAEQIQSLISEMIPPGIGDLFFFDGEKIAELAEDDTGVYLREAVQKLLGLDVIERLNIDLDIYLNKESENKASKTIQKDIAELQVQKEKLKSAADSYKEKAGELYPKITDIRFEMKQIEKSIQERGGAWAVTKSEEKSKQKSLENEIASVRGKVLHELDGAFPLSLAPTAISSLLQQLEKEQEVKEKKAFGTQFESQARELAEQLSEALSSDEKTINDLLDNYINRGKESVDDSVIQLDISDRELHQLAALNNDAQISKSSLNHSLSELDKAESDLDSLTLKIQRAPDEKELVTLYERLRVLDTELAKEKDLYKETLLNAQSSMIKAVELAKRLEKLFNQQKNEKSLQKAVSRVTATQGVLTQFAEKLTTLRVEQLEELFASAYSKLARKGDLKLAAKINPVTFDVALIDQDGLEINRKSLSAGEKQIFAFAILEALGKLSGKVLPVVVDTPLGRLDSKHRDKLIKHYFPEAGEQVILLSTDTEVDEDFYSILSSEISHAFEITFDEKTRCSSTTKGYFWNNRQMEAV; via the coding sequence ATGATTTTTAAGAAACTCACATTAACCAACTTTCGTGTTTTCAATGGCGAACATGAGTTAGACCTTCAACCTAAAAAAGACGGCTTGCTGTCAAAACCCATTATTTTATTTGGTGGCCTAAACGGTGCCGGTAAAACATCAATTCTTACTGCTATTCGATTGCTTTTATTAGGCAGGCGAGCACACAGCTCTACATTAAATAATAAAGAATATTCTGCTTATTTGTCTCAGCAGCTAAACAATAAAGCTAAAAAAGACAATAGTGATGCAACGGCTGTCATTAGCCTTGAATTTACTCATACACACCAAGGTAAACATGGAATTTTTACTATTAGCCGCTCTTGGGGGACCGATGGTAAAGAGCGAATTAGCTTTGACAGTGGTGAAGAACAAGAGCGTTTTACCGCTGAACAAATACAGTCACTAATTTCGGAAATGATCCCGCCAGGTATAGGCGATCTTTTCTTTTTCGATGGTGAAAAAATAGCTGAGCTTGCTGAAGATGACACGGGTGTGTATTTAAGAGAAGCTGTTCAGAAATTGCTAGGTTTAGATGTCATTGAGCGGTTAAATATTGACTTGGATATTTATCTAAATAAAGAGAGTGAGAATAAAGCATCTAAGACGATTCAAAAGGATATCGCTGAACTACAGGTTCAAAAAGAAAAACTCAAATCAGCAGCAGATTCATACAAAGAAAAGGCCGGTGAGCTTTATCCTAAGATTACTGATATTCGCTTTGAAATGAAGCAAATTGAGAAAAGTATTCAGGAAAGAGGCGGAGCTTGGGCAGTTACTAAATCGGAAGAAAAGAGCAAACAAAAATCGCTGGAAAATGAGATAGCTAGCGTCCGTGGCAAAGTACTCCATGAACTTGATGGCGCATTTCCTTTGTCTTTAGCTCCTACGGCAATTAGCAGCCTTCTTCAACAACTTGAGAAAGAGCAAGAAGTTAAAGAGAAAAAAGCATTTGGTACTCAATTTGAATCTCAGGCAAGAGAGTTAGCCGAGCAGCTATCTGAAGCGCTTTCTTCTGATGAAAAAACCATAAATGATTTATTGGATAACTACATAAATAGAGGAAAAGAAAGTGTAGACGACTCAGTTATTCAACTAGATATATCTGATCGAGAACTTCATCAATTAGCTGCCTTGAATAATGACGCTCAAATTTCAAAATCGAGCTTGAACCATTCATTATCCGAACTGGATAAAGCAGAGTCAGATTTAGATTCGCTTACGCTTAAAATTCAACGTGCGCCTGATGAAAAAGAACTAGTGACTTTATATGAACGACTGCGTGTACTTGATACAGAGTTAGCCAAAGAAAAAGACTTATATAAAGAAACACTTTTGAATGCTCAATCTTCAATGATAAAAGCCGTTGAGTTGGCAAAGAGATTAGAAAAGCTTTTCAACCAACAGAAGAATGAAAAGTCACTTCAGAAAGCCGTTTCAAGAGTTACTGCCACTCAAGGTGTATTAACTCAATTTGCTGAAAAGTTAACAACATTAAGAGTTGAGCAACTTGAAGAACTATTTGCTTCTGCCTACAGCAAACTGGCAAGAAAAGGTGATTTGAAATTAGCTGCCAAAATCAATCCAGTTACCTTTGATGTCGCACTAATAGACCAAGATGGTTTGGAAATTAACAGAAAGTCACTTTCAGCGGGAGAGAAGCAAATTTTTGCTTTTGCCATATTAGAAGCACTTGGCAAACTGTCTGGTAAGGTACTTCCCGTGGTAGTAGATACTCCATTGGGAAGGCTTGATTCTAAACACAGGGATAAATTGATTAAACATTACTTCCCCGAAGCTGGAGAGCAAGTGATCTTGCTATCTACAGATACTGAAGTGGATGAGGACTTTTACTCAATATTATCATCTGAAATCTCTCATGCTTTTGAGATAACGTTTGATGAGAAAACGCGCTGCTCTTCAACTACTAAAGGTTACTTCTGGAACAATCGACAAATGGAGGCTGTGTAA
- a CDS encoding DNA phosphorothioation system sulfurtransferase DndC has protein sequence MSLANQYDLDDYIEFIENEKFAGTLLSDCVANVQRVYLSDKRPWVIGYSGGKDSSAVMVLVYLALLGLEPKQRHKEVFVVASDTLVETPVVVNHVSNSLRAIERGAKRDNLPITSHKVVPKTNQTFWANLLGKGYPAPTRQFRWCTERMKIDPVSSFITDKVSQFDEVIVVLGSRSQESASRAQVIAKHKIDGSDLAKHTTLANAFIYTPIDMWGVDDVWKILRFCHLVSEETPYGIKNKWFDKYDMEWENPWGGKNLLLWNLYKDSSGQGECPMVIDETTPSCGNSRFGCWTCTVVTKDRAMESLVQNGEEWMKPLLKYRNILSRSTSPKLKKKYRSHIRRDGRLAFKTLKEDGEKILTDDYTTGPYKLKYRKVALRLLLSIQKQLADLGKDAELITVPELHAVRHEWLNDPNEPDWDDDLPIIFNDIFGYDLDWAIDDTNQFGRDDAVLISQLAPEHGVSPHLVKKLIDLEVSMSGLARRTGIYKKIGSLIQQDWESAEEIIRKNKDTRQNQINQSKEVQDLEAELAAITASLNKEMQQ, from the coding sequence ATGAGCTTAGCTAACCAATACGATCTCGATGACTATATCGAGTTTATCGAAAATGAAAAATTTGCAGGTACCTTGCTATCGGACTGCGTTGCCAATGTCCAGCGGGTATACCTTAGTGACAAGCGACCATGGGTCATAGGTTACAGCGGTGGTAAAGATTCTTCAGCTGTTATGGTCTTAGTCTATTTAGCTCTTTTGGGGCTAGAGCCAAAGCAGCGCCATAAAGAAGTTTTTGTTGTCGCATCAGATACTCTCGTTGAAACACCTGTTGTTGTAAATCATGTAAGTAACTCACTAAGAGCAATTGAGCGCGGTGCTAAACGAGATAATCTACCCATTACATCCCATAAAGTTGTCCCCAAAACAAATCAAACATTTTGGGCGAATTTATTAGGTAAAGGATATCCTGCACCTACAAGGCAATTTCGCTGGTGTACAGAGCGAATGAAGATTGATCCTGTATCTTCGTTCATTACTGATAAAGTAAGCCAGTTTGATGAGGTTATAGTTGTTTTGGGCTCACGCTCTCAAGAAAGCGCCTCTCGTGCCCAAGTAATCGCCAAACATAAAATAGATGGCTCTGACTTAGCCAAGCACACAACATTAGCAAATGCTTTTATCTATACCCCTATTGATATGTGGGGAGTAGATGATGTGTGGAAGATATTAAGATTTTGCCATTTAGTGAGCGAAGAAACGCCTTACGGTATAAAAAATAAATGGTTCGATAAATACGATATGGAATGGGAAAATCCATGGGGTGGTAAAAACCTCTTGCTTTGGAATCTTTATAAAGACTCTTCAGGGCAAGGTGAGTGTCCGATGGTTATTGATGAAACAACCCCTTCATGCGGAAACTCTCGATTTGGATGTTGGACCTGTACTGTTGTTACTAAAGACAGAGCAATGGAAAGCTTGGTTCAAAATGGCGAAGAGTGGATGAAACCACTGCTAAAGTATCGAAATATACTATCGCGAAGTACGTCACCAAAACTAAAGAAAAAATACCGAAGCCATATTCGTCGAGATGGCAGATTAGCTTTTAAAACACTAAAAGAAGACGGTGAAAAAATATTAACCGATGACTACACAACTGGCCCTTATAAGCTTAAATATCGAAAAGTAGCGCTACGGTTACTTCTTAGCATCCAAAAACAGCTAGCTGACTTGGGAAAAGATGCAGAATTAATTACAGTGCCTGAATTGCATGCCGTAAGACACGAGTGGTTAAATGACCCGAATGAGCCAGACTGGGATGATGATTTACCAATAATATTTAATGACATCTTTGGTTACGACCTTGATTGGGCCATAGATGACACTAATCAATTCGGTAGAGATGATGCTGTTTTAATTTCACAATTAGCCCCTGAACACGGTGTGTCTCCTCATTTGGTTAAAAAGTTAATTGATCTGGAAGTGTCTATGTCTGGCCTTGCGAGAAGAACGGGAATTTACAAGAAAATTGGTAGCCTAATTCAGCAAGATTGGGAATCCGCTGAGGAAATTATTAGGAAAAATAAAGATACGAGGCAAAATCAAATTAATCAGTCAAAAGAAGTGCAAGATCTTGAAGCAGAATTGGCAGCTATAACCGCATCTTTAAATAAGGAGATGCAGCAATGA